TGTGAGTATGTTGACATTAATATTGTTTCTATTAGTTTAGGCGTTCGTTTACTTTCTCTATCAATGCTTTGAGTAGCTTGGTCATATctgttggtaaaataaaatcagcaacatAGATATTATTTGACCATAACACAGGTCACAACCATTAGAAATGAAGTGGCTGGTGCACAATACAATGTTTTTATAGGTGCTGTTATGATTGTGAAAATTTCTGCCCAGGTTTGACCAGTTTGCTGAGgtttacctgtttttttctaaaaatctgTTGCGACAAAAGCCTGGAAAATGCTCTTTTAGTGGTCAATTAAAGGTGATAAACCGATGATAAACTGTAGCTTtaggttaaaaaatattttaaaaagtaaggaCAACTACAAATATTGCTGAAACTGCTGGATAATTTCAGTCAGTGGAAGATGTAGTCCGTCTTCCTTTAATGAAAACCATTGAGATCGATCTATTTCACTGACTAGTGTTCTGAATCACAAACCAAATAAAGCATCCTCCCTCAGCCATATTTTTACTCTTTGAACAACACCAGACTCAATAATTGCAGATGGCcataagcaacagaaaacaggtTGAAATGTTTCAAGACCGACAAACGACAGACACCTTTAAAATGTCCTGGTGTTGCCAATGACAGGTTGACGCCCTTTGCTATGaatttgaaatattgttttttttttttttaaagtaattataCCAAAAATCTGTTGAATTGTACATTAGCTGAAATATCCAATCAGCTGACTGAATATTTTAGTTCAGGCGTTATTTTTAGCCCCAACTCTTCCATTCTTGGTATTTCTATAATCCCATAGCTCTGGTGATATTCAGACTAGATGCTTGTGTAAAAACTCGTTTGAATTAGCTTTgtcataaaacataattttgcaaaCATATACCTTTTTTGTGCTGTTGATTGAATAATGAGGTTGTTTATGGACCAGACCCAAGTagcagatctttaaagaggaacTCGTCAAACATAAATACTCAATAACTTTATGACTAAATACTCTTCAAAGCTCAGAGCGAGTCTTTTACTTTCTTGGttcataattgtaaaaaaaaaaaaaagtatcatgCATATAACACTTTCTGGCTTAAGGTGGGAAGCTGTAGTGATGGGAGCTACATTTATAAGTCACTCAAAAATCTTGGCAGGTTTCTTCTGAGCAGTGAGATTCTGTTGAGCTCATTTTCCCTCCTAAAAGTGCCAAGCAGCACATTGTCTTGATTGGTTTCCAGGTGGTGCTGCAGGAAGTGCTGAAAACTCAATGCTCCCCCCTTTGCACCTAATGTGATTTGTTAGAGCCGAGTGTCTTTCCACCTCAGTGAGCATCAGATGACTGCTCCCTCCCTGACAGCCTCTCTGTTACGCACGCAGCTAATTTCTAACTTCTCCTCTTGCAAATGCAAATCCATGCAGATAAATCTTTGGCTTAAACTTCATGAATATGACTGCGTCCCGTTTGCTCTCTTTCCCTTCGGCAAGTCTCCGCGCCGCCCACCAAAATGCTGACTCCATGCTGAGGGGTCGGAAAATGAACGCCTCGTCCTGCTGCGCCGCCCCCGTCGCCATGTATCAGCAGAGCTCACGCTCTGACCTCAATGCCAGCTGCGACCTCTTGGCTCCTCGCTGCAACTGGACGGCCGTGGACGGGACCCCGCAGCTGCCCACGTTTTCCACGGCGGCGAAAGTCAGAGTGATCGTCACCTTCATCCTGTGTGGCGTGTCCACCCTCTGCAATGTGGCAGTGCTCTGGGCGGCCAGCGGCCACCGACGCAGGTCTCACGTGCGCGTGCTGATCGTGAACTTGACCGCAGCCGATCTCTTGGTCACCCTCATCGTGATGCCCGTGGACGCCGCGTGGAACATCACCGTTCAGTGGCTGGCCGGCGACCTGGCCTGCAGGTTCTTGATGTTCCTCAAGCTGCAGGCCATGTACTCCTGCGCTTTTGTCACCGTGGTGATAAGTCTGGACAGGCAGTCGGCGATCCTCGACCCCCTGCAGATCAGCATGGCTCCGAAGAGGAACAGGGTCATGCTGACGGTGGCGTGGATAATGAGCGCTCTTCTCTCCATCCCTCAGGTGAGGATGCACGAAGTTATCAGCCGATGAAATCGAAAAACATAgttcaaactgcaaaaacacaaaatctttgcTGAATaattttgatctagtttctagtgcaaatatcttggttcACTTgatataagacaaaactaacttacaggtaactttgCAGCAAGAAATGGGAGCTGGTCTCAAGTCAATTATTCCTTAATAGtcatgaaaaagtactagtttaaagtgaaataatctgccagctggacaaattatttttaacttataatatcgccaccttcctaaaataatggcccaggtcattttctttctgccaaaagtaattttttttgcctATATCACCTTTTGACAATAAAATGGggttgatttgtttgttttcttttgtaaaaatcaCTTGGCAGAAAatgacttaggccattattttaggaaggtgatggtATGGGAATCCATTGTTCCACTGGGAGAGTATTTCACTTGTaaatagaactttttcatcaatattaaggaatcgttgacttaaaacaagcccctATTTCTGAAAGTTATTTGTATGTTAGTGTCATCTTATTTCAAGCTAACTCAGATGTTTGCACTAGGAACTAAACCAAAAGTACTTcataaggttttgtgtttttgcagtgcaaaggGAAATGCAGGGTTATAGCACAAGACAAATATCAAAAGCTTGTGTTCAGTTGCCCTTGGCTGAAACACtgaattacattttctgcaaTTACAGTACAGTCTACTAGGGTTGTCCCAGTAcaactttttcatttctgataTCGATACCGCAGCTTTGAGAATTAGCCAATACCAATTTTAACCCGAAACGATATCAGCATGAATCATACATAATTTTACGACTTATTTTGAAGTGTAGAATGTTAGAAAAGCCTTGATCAAGTCATATTACCGAAACAGAGAACAAtagtcaacaacaaaaatgtatgaGAACAACTGGGCCATTTATAATTACCCAGTTGGTCTGCTTACTGGATACAAGCACTGCTGGGAAGAAATCCTGGGGTGGACTAAGTGCTGGAGTGGAGTGCCTCTATTGATGTGCTTAAATCAGAGATTTTAGATGCAGGCTGATATAATCCAGTGCTTGTTTTTTCCCTGACATTGGACCGATTTCCGATATCAGTATTACATCGGGACAACCCTGGTTTCACGTTTTGATCTCTGTTATGGTTTAGACTACCACCAAGGTCATCCAGTAGAGGACCCACTGCTAAAAGTGTCTCTAAAAGACACGTAACGTTTGGATGTATTTGGTTTATTCGTTTAAGTTGAGCTTTTATTTAGCATGAATTTGCTTAGATTATCTATCAGGATTGTTTTGTAGCTTTGGCCtgcattaaacaaaaacatcgGAACCGGCAGGTCGggatttttaaagattggtgatcGGCCTAAAATCTGAAGTCGGTGCAACCCTAATTCATAATGAGCCTTCATATAAATTAACGTGATGGAAACTCCTTTATTTCCTATCTTTGACTGCTGGAATCTGATGGATTCAAAATTATGCTTTCAAACTTAAAAATACTGCATTATCTGCCAAGCATGTTGATGTTGAGGTTTTGTACAAATTCACTTGGAAAGATTTAAACTTCTAGGtctaataaagattttttttttcttgtccagagacattttgtctgaaataataGTGAGCAGACATAACATTTTAGCTTCAAGCTAAGAAATGACTTGATTACTCTCGTTGTCAAAGTTAGAATCTAACGTTCATTCTCACCTGCTTCCACAGGTCTTCATTTTCCACAACGTGACGATTACCTATCCAGCAAACTTCACTCAGTGCACCACTAGGGGGAGCTTCGTCACTCACTGGCAGGAAACTGCCTACAACATGTTCACCTTCTCCTGGCTCTTCCTGCTGCCTCTGGCCATCATGATCACCTGCTACAGCCGGATCTTCATCCACATCTCCAAGCAGATGACAAAAAAGAATGGTAACCACGCAAACCAAACAGCGTTCACTTCCTGGGACCTAGTCCTAAATAAAGACAAGAAAGAGGACATAGATAATATATCAATGTAGAACCAAGGAAATACTTATTGAGATTTGTTTTGTACTCATGTTTACTAAGTctaatattttatctttttctggTTTGCTAACTTGCTAACATGCAATAtagaagacaaaagaaaatgttgtcaTTAGGAAGAATCCTCATTTTTCCTGAtcaagatatatattttttttcttgatacCATTTAAGAATAGGCACTTACAGATAAAGTGATACATTATGAAACTCAACTCcatgtatttatttgaaaactctCTGCTTTCGTGCAGCAGATAAATCTGTGACTGTAGAACAACAACACGTATCTAGAGTGGAGTCTGGTCTTATTTCCGCTTTCTCAAAAGTGTACAAGCCCCTGTTAATGTAAAGCTGTGTGGCTTTTTGTAACCTTgtcctgactgatacctttgtCCAAAGAGCTCATTTTATCCCTATGTTTTGGATTTggataaacaataaaactgagaCAGTCTTAGAGGATAGCTGAacttttttcccatgttttttCAGGTTCACTAAGGTAGGTGTTTTCAACAGCGTATTAGGGTCACGTTAAGAAATTAcaaaagatatatatttatatataattatgagaataaagtcaaaacaatataAGAATAAAGGTGTtgtattacaagaataaagtcatattacatctttatttatgaaatatcATGCCTTTATCttcatattattttgattttgttcttgtacaactttattttcatattattatgactttattcttgaattttatgactattctcataaatttattactttattctcataaatgtattcttttattattttatttgttcttattaTGGCCATAATACTCCGTTTTAGGTGTTAACTTAAGAAGCCTGAATGCTGAAACTAAATCAGAACATGCTTTAGCCAAGCCTAATTTTAACAGCCTGCAAACGTACTTTATAACAGTTTAATTGGACAGGATGAATATAATGTtataagtgtaaaaaaaaaaagttttgtgtcGTAGTGTCTTCCTTTACACAATGAAACCTGGCATTTTAGCAGGAGTGTTCACTTTTAAAAGCCATTATTCAGTGAGTTTACTGCAACCTACAAGGACAATAATTTCCCGATTTTCCCCTTTAGTGTCCTCTGATGAACCGCGTCTCCGCTGCTCAAAGAACAACATCCCAAAAGCTCGGATGAGAACTCTGAAGATGAGCGTCGTCATCGTGGTCTCCTTCATCGTCTGCTGGACTCCGTACTACCTGCTGGGACTCTGGTACTGGTTCTTCCCCGACGACCTGGAGGGGAAAGTCTCGCACTCCCTCACCCACATCCTGTTTATCTTCGGGCTTTTCAACACCTGCCTCGACCCGATCATCTACGGCCTCTTCACCGTGCGCTTCAGCAGGAGGCCGAGGAGCCGCAGGGCCACCGTGATCTCCAGGCTGGACGCCAAGCCGGCGACGGCGGAGTCCGTGAAATGCACTCTGCCTGGAGGATCCGCGAAGGGTGGAAGGGACGGCAGCTGTGAACCAAATGAGCAAAAATCCACCGACAGCAGGCTCTGAATGCGTGCATCCACTGACGATGGGGGGGCACAGAAAGCAATAtatgaagagaaacaaaagcaagaaatgtaacttttatttgtcattgttaCTGGACTCACACTAACTCCCATATGCATGTGTGAAAGGATCTTTATCACTCATTAGAATCCAGATTTGAAGGTGGGTAATGAGTTTATTGTTCTCACTGTACATCTTATGTACAGGCTGTGTCTTCAAATGGCTTCAGCGTTTGGTCATTAAAGAGCTTAAAGAACTGCTCGGGGTACATAAAGGGGCAGTATGATGTGTTTTCCAAACACATGGTATcgttttatagcataatcaagtaactatgttaccttcagttgttataaagatgcgatgtatatcaaatatgacttaaaaacaattttacttcctaatttaacgccttgaaattgggcctctgtctcttttaaaactcctcttccttctgaagctgtgccttcaggaagtcatcacaacatgtttcctctattaaccctttaacaatgtttttaccagcgttgcactgagaagcagctcctacaatgagctcagcagatgtgccgTTCCagtaggtgtttgctaattgccgctggctagtctgaaggagttgtgAGGGGAAGTCGCTTCTCTGTGAGGTGGacacttggaaactgcagccctgaggaggagc
This genomic stretch from Xiphophorus hellerii strain 12219 chromosome 4, Xiphophorus_hellerii-4.1, whole genome shotgun sequence harbors:
- the LOC116718126 gene encoding gonadotropin-releasing hormone II receptor-like isoform X1 translates to MNMTASRLLSFPSASLRAAHQNADSMLRGRKMNASSCCAAPVAMYQQSSRSDLNASCDLLAPRCNWTAVDGTPQLPTFSTAAKVRVIVTFILCGVSTLCNVAVLWAASGHRRRSHVRVLIVNLTAADLLVTLIVMPVDAAWNITVQWLAGDLACRFLMFLKLQAMYSCAFVTVVISLDRQSAILDPLQISMAPKRNRVMLTVAWIMSALLSIPQVFIFHNVTITYPANFTQCTTRGSFVTHWQETAYNMFTFSWLFLLPLAIMITCYSRIFIHISKQMTKKNVSSDEPRLRCSKNNIPKARMRTLKMSVVIVVSFIVCWTPYYLLGLWYWFFPDDLEGKVSHSLTHILFIFGLFNTCLDPIIYGLFTVRFSRRPRSRRATVISRLDAKPATAESVKCTLPGGSAKGGRDGSCEPNEQKSTDSRL
- the LOC116718126 gene encoding putative gonadotropin-releasing hormone II receptor isoform X2, with product MLRGRKMNASSCCAAPVAMYQQSSRSDLNASCDLLAPRCNWTAVDGTPQLPTFSTAAKVRVIVTFILCGVSTLCNVAVLWAASGHRRRSHVRVLIVNLTAADLLVTLIVMPVDAAWNITVQWLAGDLACRFLMFLKLQAMYSCAFVTVVISLDRQSAILDPLQISMAPKRNRVMLTVAWIMSALLSIPQVFIFHNVTITYPANFTQCTTRGSFVTHWQETAYNMFTFSWLFLLPLAIMITCYSRIFIHISKQMTKKNVSSDEPRLRCSKNNIPKARMRTLKMSVVIVVSFIVCWTPYYLLGLWYWFFPDDLEGKVSHSLTHILFIFGLFNTCLDPIIYGLFTVRFSRRPRSRRATVISRLDAKPATAESVKCTLPGGSAKGGRDGSCEPNEQKSTDSRL